In a single window of the Rhopalosiphum padi isolate XX-2018 chromosome 1, ASM2088224v1, whole genome shotgun sequence genome:
- the LOC132931547 gene encoding neurogenic protein big brain isoform X7, with protein sequence MKLKDDGAQMDHHLNMMLELVERLERNRWSAGSGGRRWRPDARPPLMPLQAELRTLELWRSVMAECLATFLYVAVVCGAATSDASPVLGAAAASGFTMLALTVCLQNVSGGHINPALTTAMLITRRISPVRAVMFIAAQCGGAVGGAAIIYSVSARNYFTSLYDLPNSSTTPWQRFSLGLLLMFFIVFTYYVTNNTFHKWTGTSATAIGAVYFACGLVAMPFINPACAFGPALVMNHWDNHWVYWFGPGAGGIIAGVVYDLIFNPQKRKATIDDLNDDENLCQIQVPHKIIRPALSPPTLSADLDLPEPLYEGSRSLYTRSPVLTRANLSRSQSLYHSKSTHNLPPRDYLPRPGPLLPAQSLYPLTTAATTTCNDRTDRPDRQNQQNQQRQYEPTYSARNSSTVNASGIHNGMYPKSNRSETYRQPPKDSADDLYGIYGNSQNKSQTHHGNHSRSEYVYRWTPPNSVMHEYS encoded by the exons ATGAAGCTCAAAGACGACGGCGCCCAAATGGACCACCACCTCAACATGATGCTGGAGCTGGTCGAGCGGCTGGAGCGGAACAGGTGGTCGGCGGGTTCGGGTGGCCGGCGGTGGCGGCCCGACGCCCGGCCGCCGCTGATGCCGCTCCAGGCCGAACTCCGTACGCTGGAGCTCTGGCGGTCCGTCATGGCCGAGTGTCTGGCCACGTTCCTGTACGTGGCCGTTGTCTGTGGCGCGGCCACTTCGGACGCTTCGCCGGTGCTCGGCGCGGCCGCCGCGTCCGGATTCACCATGCTCGCCCTGACCGTGTGCCTGCAAAACGTCTCCG gAGGGCACATAAATCCTGCTTTAACCACCGCCATGCTGATCACAAGAAGGATAAGCCCCGTAAGAGCTGTCATGTTCATAGCTGCACAATGTGGTGGCGCAGTAGGAGGGGCTGCGATAATCTACAG CGTTTCCGCTCGCAACTACTTCACCAGCCTGTATGACCTGCCAAACAGCAGCACGACCCCGTGGCAACGTTTCAGCTTGGGCTTGTTACTCATGTTCTTCATCGTGTTCACATATTACGTGACTAATAATACGTTTCATAAATGGACCGGAACTTCGGCAACGGCAATAGGAGCAGTGTACTTCGCGTGCGGTCTAGTGGCG ATGCCCTTTATTAATCCAGCCTGCGCGTTTGGACCGGCACTTGTGATGAATCATTGGGATAATCACTGG GTTTATTGGTTCGGGCCAGGAGCAGGAGGAATCATTGCAGGTGTAgtgtatgatttaatattcaatcCACAAAAACGAAAAGCGACGATAGACGATTTGAATG ATGATGAGAATTTGTGTCAGATACAAGTACCTCATAAAATTATTCGACCGGCTCTTTCTCCTCCAACTTTATCTGCTGATTTAGATTTGCCAGAGCCTTTGTATGAAGGTAGTAGATCGCTATACACCCGTTCACCAGTTTTGACCCGTGCAAATTTAAGTCGGTCACAGTCACTGTACCATTCAAAATCCACCCATAACTTGCCACCTCGTGATTACTTGCCAAGACCAGGGCCATTATTACCAGCACAATCATTATATCCACTGACAACAGCAGCTACTACAACGTGCAATGATAGAACAGATAGGCCCGACAGGCAAAATCAACAGAATCAACAAAGGCAATATGAACCTACGTACAGTGCTAGGAATTCGTCAACAGTCAACGCTAGTGGTATCCATAATG GAATGTATCCAAAAAGTAATAGGTCAGAAACATATAGGCAACCACCAAAAGATTCAGCAGATGATCTTTATGGAATTTATGGCAATTCTCAAAATAAATCACAAACTCATCATGGTAATCATTCAAGGAGTGAGTATGTTTACCGATGGACACCACCAAATTCAGTTATGCACGAATACTCATGA
- the LOC132931547 gene encoding zinc finger MYM-type protein 1 isoform X3, translated as MKLKDDGAQMDHHLNMMLELVERLERNRWSAGSGGRRWRPDARPPLMPLQAELRTLELWRSVMAECLATFLYVAVVCGAATSDASPVLGAAAASGFTMLALTVCLQNVSDYTRIFNMEAKKKLSGSGYRKQAKIKKLKHDALIKNCRKLDSMFKPSNNSNTDDKLEMLNQGTQIQMNPDYSNVNSSEQYKPTKSSGYIETENTDDELDMLNQDTQIQMNPDYSNINSSEQHNPMTSSGNIVTENTDDELDMLNQDTQIQMNPDYSNINSSEQHNPMTSSGNIVTENTDDKLEMLNQDTQIQIYPDYSNVNSSEQHKLTKSSGYIKTENSISEINTDILSSKNNETADVLFEPTDIPRCDPALWKINEFTIEYICINGFSQDLNDLNFTKSKRAYTKLHKKTTKTYYRFCNKNYWNTRLTNGDSIKRNFIAYSESKGVIYCIPCLLFGNINSSSFASKGFSNWKRAEELISQHENSLKHRSNILAMKNRGQTHQRIDQQIIQQIENERMYWINVLKRVVAIVKTLASRGLAFRGHTSKIGCPRNGNFMMALELLAEFDPFISNHISKNGNPGKGHTSYLSYYIYEQFILLMSKKVENTIIQDVNTSRYFSISVDSTPDITHTDQLSLVVRFVDESGNVFERFLCFMNNVGHKSEDIAEAVITILNKYNLNLNYLRGQSYDNASNMSGSYSGLQARIKLINPLAKFVPCSAHSLNLVGQNAASCCNEAIHFFNFLQNLYTFFSASTYRWQILNSSIKRLSDTRWSARDDACYSLNKNWSSIENALIKIGENEKEKPAIRCEANDKDYENFKRNAIEKCGIMNFRNTGKRQKKIKKFSDDSSMESIVTNFKINTYFVILDQLKSELLRRKIAYDNLLKNYYFFFKITKMTAADIRVSAELLRNEYNTDLGTSFPNECIHFSSYLKTISNPPQSIQDMLVFIRKNNLKDIFPYIDIALRMLLCTPVSNCSTERSFSALKRIKSYLRSNIGEERLTALAIMNIESDVTTAISYDDIIQEFAQDHARRKV; from the exons ATGAAGCTCAAAGACGACGGCGCCCAAATGGACCACCACCTCAACATGATGCTGGAGCTGGTCGAGCGGCTGGAGCGGAACAGGTGGTCGGCGGGTTCGGGTGGCCGGCGGTGGCGGCCCGACGCCCGGCCGCCGCTGATGCCGCTCCAGGCCGAACTCCGTACGCTGGAGCTCTGGCGGTCCGTCATGGCCGAGTGTCTGGCCACGTTCCTGTACGTGGCCGTTGTCTGTGGCGCGGCCACTTCGGACGCTTCGCCGGTGCTCGGCGCGGCCGCCGCGTCCGGATTCACCATGCTCGCCCTGACCGTGTGCCTGCAAAACGTCTCCG ATTATACGCGGATTTTCAATATGGAAGCTAAAAAAAAGCTTAGTGGTTCAGGATATAGAAAGcaagcaaaaattaaaaaattaaaacacgatGCATTAATTAAGAATTGTAGAAAATTAGATAGTATGTTCAAGCCATCGAATAATTCAA ataCAGATGATAAACTGGAGATGTTAAACCAAGGTACACAAATACAAATGAACCCAGATTATTCAAATGTAAACAGTTCTGAACAGTACAAACCTACAAAAAGTAGTGGTTATATTGAGacagaaa atacagATGATGAACTAGATATGTTAAACCAAGATACACAAATACAAATGAACCcagattattcaaatataaacagTTCTGAACAGCACAATCCTATGACAAGTAGTGGAAATATTGTGAcagaaa atacagATGATGAACTAGATATGTTAAACCAAGATACACAAATACAAATGAACCcagattattcaaatataaacagTTCTGAACAGCACAATCCTATGACAAGTAGTGGAAATATTGTGAcagaaa atacagATGATAAACTAGAGATGTTAAATCAAGatacacaaatacaaatatacccAGATTATTCAAATGTAAACAGTTCTGAACAACACAAACTTACAAAAAGTAGTGGTTATATTAAGAcagaaa atagtaTTTCTGAGATAAATACTGATATATTGTCATCTAAGAATAATGAAACTGCTGATGTTTTGTTTGAGCCTACTGATATTCCtcg atGTGATCCTGCTTTATGGAAAATAAACGAGTTCactatagaatatatttgtattaatggaTTTTCTCaagatttaaatgatttaaattttaccaaGTCTAAACGAGCATATACAAAACTTCACAAAAAAACTACCAAAACCTACTATAG attttgcaATAAAAACTATTGGAATACAAGACTAACTAATGGTGATTCAATTAAACGTAATTTCATTGCATACTCAGAAAGTAAGGGTGTAATTTACTGTATCCCATGCTTGTTGTTTGGCAACATAAATTCATCTTCATTTGCTTCAAAAGGATTTTCAAACTGGAAAAGAGCTGAAGAGCTCATATCACAACAtgaaaattctttaaaacatCGTTCAAATATTCTAGCAATGAAAAATCGAGGACAAACACATCAAAGAATTGatcaacaaataatacaacaaattgAAAATGAACGTATGTATTGGatcaatgttttaaaaagaGTTGTGGCAATTGTTAAAACATTGGCATCAAGAGGTTTAGCATTCAGAGGACATACTTCAAAAATTGGATGTCCACGTAATGGAAATTTTATGATGGCACTTGAGTTATTAGCTGAATTTGACCCTTTTATATCAAACCATATTTCCAAAAATGGTAATCCCGGTAAAGGTCATActtcatatttatcatattatatttatgagcaatttattttattaatgtctaaaaaagtagaaaatactattattcaaGATGTCAATACTTcacgatatttttcaattagtgTTGATTCAACGCCAGATATTACCCACACTGATCAACTTTCTTTAGTTGTACGATTTGTTGATGAGAGTGGTAATGTATTTGagcgttttttatgttttatgaataATGTTGGACATAAATCAGAAGATATAGCTGAAGCAGTGATAACAATTCTGAATAAGTACAATTTGAATCTTAACTATTTAAGAGGGCAGTCATATGACAATGCGAGTAACATGTCTGGTAGTTACTCTGGATTACAAGCTAGAATAAAACTGATAAATCCATTGGCCAAGTTTGTTCCCTGCTCGGCTCATTCATTAAATTTAGTTGGACAAAATGCTGCCAGCTGTTGTAATGAagctattcatttttttaactttcttcAAAACTTGTACACATTCTTTTCAGCATCAACTTACCGATGGCAgattttaaattcttcaatCAAGAGATTATCAGATACAAGGTGGTCTGCAAGAGATGATGCatgttattcattaaataaaaattggtcaTCTATTGAAAATGCTTTAATTAAGATTGgagaaaatgaaaaagaaaaaccaGCTATTCGATGTGAAGCAAATG ATAAagattatgaaaattttaaaagaaatgctATTGAAAAATGTGGAATTATGAACTTTAGAAATACTGGAaagcgacaaaaaaaaattaaaaaatttagtgATGACAGTTCAATGGAAAGTAttgtaactaattttaaaatcaatacctattttgttattttagacCAATTGAAGTCAGAATTGTTGAGAAGAAAAATTGCATATGAcaaccttttaaaaaattattattttttttttaaaattactaaaatgacAGCTGCAGACATAAGGGTATCTGCTGAGCTGTTAagaaatgaatataatacagaTTTGGGAACTTCATTTCCTaatgaatgtattcattttagcagctatttgaaaactatttctAATCCTCCTCAAAGTATTCAAGATATGTTAgtgtttataagaaaaaataatttgaaggaTATTTTCCCTTATATAGATATTGCTTTAAGAATGTTACTATGCACTCCAGTTAGTAACTGCTCAACTGAGAGGTCATTTTCAGccttaaaacgaataaaatcatatttaaggtCAAACATAGGCGAAGAAAGGCTCACTGCATTAGCAATCATGAATATAGAATCTGATGTTACTACAGCAATAAGTTACGACGATATTATTCAAGAATTTGCTCAAGACCATGCACGACGAAaagtataa
- the LOC132931547 gene encoding zinc finger MYM-type protein 1 isoform X6 yields the protein MEAKKKLSGSGYRKQAKIKKLKHDALIKNCRKLDSMFKPSNNSNTDDKLEMLNQGTQIQMNPDYSNVNSSEQYKPTKSSGYIETENTDDELDMLNQDTQIQMNPDYSNINSSEQHNPMTSSGNIVTENTDDKLEMLNQDTQIQIYPDYSNVNSSEQHKLTKSSGYIKTENSISEINTDILSSKNNETADVLFEPTDIPRCDPALWKINEFTIEYICINGFSQDLNDLNFTKSKRAYTKLHKKTTKTYYRFCNKNYWNTRLTNGDSIKRNFIAYSESKGVIYCIPCLLFGNINSSSFASKGFSNWKRAEELISQHENSLKHRSNILAMKNRGQTHQRIDQQIIQQIENERMYWINVLKRVVAIVKTLASRGLAFRGHTSKIGCPRNGNFMMALELLAEFDPFISNHISKNGNPGKGHTSYLSYYIYEQFILLMSKKVENTIIQDVNTSRYFSISVDSTPDITHTDQLSLVVRFVDESGNVFERFLCFMNNVGHKSEDIAEAVITILNKYNLNLNYLRGQSYDNASNMSGSYSGLQARIKLINPLAKFVPCSAHSLNLVGQNAASCCNEAIHFFNFLQNLYTFFSASTYRWQILNSSIKRLSDTRWSARDDACYSLNKNWSSIENALIKIGENEKEKPAIRCEANGILKILKSLETSFLSIFWGDILHRFNTVSKKLQSVNIDLSVVVELYQSLINYVGDIRTDKDYENFKRNAIEKCGIMNFRNTGKRQKKIKKFSDDSSMESIVTNFKINTYFVILDQLKSELLRRKIAYDNLLKNYYFFFKITKMTAADIRVSAELLRNEYNTDLGTSFPNECIHFSSYLKTISNPPQSIQDMLVFIRKNNLKDIFPYIDIALRMLLCTPVSNCSTERSFSALKRIKSYLRSNIGEERLTALAIMNIESDVTTAISYDDIIQEFAQDHARRKV from the exons ATGGAAGCTAAAAAAAAGCTTAGTGGTTCAGGATATAGAAAGcaagcaaaaattaaaaaattaaaacacgatGCATTAATTAAGAATTGTAGAAAATTAGATAGTATGTTCAAGCCATCGAATAATTCAA ataCAGATGATAAACTGGAGATGTTAAACCAAGGTACACAAATACAAATGAACCCAGATTATTCAAATGTAAACAGTTCTGAACAGTACAAACCTACAAAAAGTAGTGGTTATATTGAGacagaaa atacagATGATGAACTAGATATGTTAAACCAAGATACACAAATACAAATGAACCcagattattcaaatataaacagTTCTGAACAGCACAATCCTATGACAAGTAGTGGAAATATTGTGAcagaaa atacagATGATAAACTAGAGATGTTAAATCAAGatacacaaatacaaatatacccAGATTATTCAAATGTAAACAGTTCTGAACAACACAAACTTACAAAAAGTAGTGGTTATATTAAGAcagaaa atagtaTTTCTGAGATAAATACTGATATATTGTCATCTAAGAATAATGAAACTGCTGATGTTTTGTTTGAGCCTACTGATATTCCtcg atGTGATCCTGCTTTATGGAAAATAAACGAGTTCactatagaatatatttgtattaatggaTTTTCTCaagatttaaatgatttaaattttaccaaGTCTAAACGAGCATATACAAAACTTCACAAAAAAACTACCAAAACCTACTATAG attttgcaATAAAAACTATTGGAATACAAGACTAACTAATGGTGATTCAATTAAACGTAATTTCATTGCATACTCAGAAAGTAAGGGTGTAATTTACTGTATCCCATGCTTGTTGTTTGGCAACATAAATTCATCTTCATTTGCTTCAAAAGGATTTTCAAACTGGAAAAGAGCTGAAGAGCTCATATCACAACAtgaaaattctttaaaacatCGTTCAAATATTCTAGCAATGAAAAATCGAGGACAAACACATCAAAGAATTGatcaacaaataatacaacaaattgAAAATGAACGTATGTATTGGatcaatgttttaaaaagaGTTGTGGCAATTGTTAAAACATTGGCATCAAGAGGTTTAGCATTCAGAGGACATACTTCAAAAATTGGATGTCCACGTAATGGAAATTTTATGATGGCACTTGAGTTATTAGCTGAATTTGACCCTTTTATATCAAACCATATTTCCAAAAATGGTAATCCCGGTAAAGGTCATActtcatatttatcatattatatttatgagcaatttattttattaatgtctaaaaaagtagaaaatactattattcaaGATGTCAATACTTcacgatatttttcaattagtgTTGATTCAACGCCAGATATTACCCACACTGATCAACTTTCTTTAGTTGTACGATTTGTTGATGAGAGTGGTAATGTATTTGagcgttttttatgttttatgaataATGTTGGACATAAATCAGAAGATATAGCTGAAGCAGTGATAACAATTCTGAATAAGTACAATTTGAATCTTAACTATTTAAGAGGGCAGTCATATGACAATGCGAGTAACATGTCTGGTAGTTACTCTGGATTACAAGCTAGAATAAAACTGATAAATCCATTGGCCAAGTTTGTTCCCTGCTCGGCTCATTCATTAAATTTAGTTGGACAAAATGCTGCCAGCTGTTGTAATGAagctattcatttttttaactttcttcAAAACTTGTACACATTCTTTTCAGCATCAACTTACCGATGGCAgattttaaattcttcaatCAAGAGATTATCAGATACAAGGTGGTCTGCAAGAGATGATGCatgttattcattaaataaaaattggtcaTCTATTGAAAATGCTTTAATTAAGATTGgagaaaatgaaaaagaaaaaccaGCTATTCGATGTGAAGCAAATGGTATActcaaaatacttaaatcatTAGAAACATCTTTCTTGTCAATTTTTTGGGGAGACATATTACATAGGTTTAATACAGTTAGCAAAAAACTTCAAAgtgtaaatattgatttaagtgTTGTTGTTGAGCTTTatcaatcattaattaattatgttggtGATATTCGTACAGATAAagattatgaaaattttaaaagaaatgctATTGAAAAATGTGGAATTATGAACTTTAGAAATACTGGAaagcgacaaaaaaaaattaaaaaatttagtgATGACAGTTCAATGGAAAGTAttgtaactaattttaaaatcaatacctattttgttattttagacCAATTGAAGTCAGAATTGTTGAGAAGAAAAATTGCATATGAcaaccttttaaaaaattattattttttttttaaaattactaaaatgacAGCTGCAGACATAAGGGTATCTGCTGAGCTGTTAagaaatgaatataatacagaTTTGGGAACTTCATTTCCTaatgaatgtattcattttagcagctatttgaaaactatttctAATCCTCCTCAAAGTATTCAAGATATGTTAgtgtttataagaaaaaataatttgaaggaTATTTTCCCTTATATAGATATTGCTTTAAGAATGTTACTATGCACTCCAGTTAGTAACTGCTCAACTGAGAGGTCATTTTCAGccttaaaacgaataaaatcatatttaaggtCAAACATAGGCGAAGAAAGGCTCACTGCATTAGCAATCATGAATATAGAATCTGATGTTACTACAGCAATAAGTTACGACGATATTATTCAAGAATTTGCTCAAGACCATGCACGACGAAaagtataa
- the LOC132931547 gene encoding zinc finger MYM-type protein 1 isoform X1, translating into MKLKDDGAQMDHHLNMMLELVERLERNRWSAGSGGRRWRPDARPPLMPLQAELRTLELWRSVMAECLATFLYVAVVCGAATSDASPVLGAAAASGFTMLALTVCLQNVSDYTRIFNMEAKKKLSGSGYRKQAKIKKLKHDALIKNCRKLDSMFKPSNNSNTDDKLEMLNQGTQIQMNPDYSNVNSSEQYKPTKSSGYIETENTDDELDMLNQDTQIQMNPDYSNINSSEQHNPMTSSGNIVTENTDDELDMLNQDTQIQMNPDYSNINSSEQHNPMTSSGNIVTENTDDKLEMLNQDTQIQIYPDYSNVNSSEQHKLTKSSGYIKTENSISEINTDILSSKNNETADVLFEPTDIPRCDPALWKINEFTIEYICINGFSQDLNDLNFTKSKRAYTKLHKKTTKTYYRFCNKNYWNTRLTNGDSIKRNFIAYSESKGVIYCIPCLLFGNINSSSFASKGFSNWKRAEELISQHENSLKHRSNILAMKNRGQTHQRIDQQIIQQIENERMYWINVLKRVVAIVKTLASRGLAFRGHTSKIGCPRNGNFMMALELLAEFDPFISNHISKNGNPGKGHTSYLSYYIYEQFILLMSKKVENTIIQDVNTSRYFSISVDSTPDITHTDQLSLVVRFVDESGNVFERFLCFMNNVGHKSEDIAEAVITILNKYNLNLNYLRGQSYDNASNMSGSYSGLQARIKLINPLAKFVPCSAHSLNLVGQNAASCCNEAIHFFNFLQNLYTFFSASTYRWQILNSSIKRLSDTRWSARDDACYSLNKNWSSIENALIKIGENEKEKPAIRCEANGILKILKSLETSFLSIFWGDILHRFNTVSKKLQSVNIDLSVVVELYQSLINYVGDIRTDKDYENFKRNAIEKCGIMNFRNTGKRQKKIKKFSDDSSMESIVTNFKINTYFVILDQLKSELLRRKIAYDNLLKNYYFFFKITKMTAADIRVSAELLRNEYNTDLGTSFPNECIHFSSYLKTISNPPQSIQDMLVFIRKNNLKDIFPYIDIALRMLLCTPVSNCSTERSFSALKRIKSYLRSNIGEERLTALAIMNIESDVTTAISYDDIIQEFAQDHARRKV; encoded by the exons ATGAAGCTCAAAGACGACGGCGCCCAAATGGACCACCACCTCAACATGATGCTGGAGCTGGTCGAGCGGCTGGAGCGGAACAGGTGGTCGGCGGGTTCGGGTGGCCGGCGGTGGCGGCCCGACGCCCGGCCGCCGCTGATGCCGCTCCAGGCCGAACTCCGTACGCTGGAGCTCTGGCGGTCCGTCATGGCCGAGTGTCTGGCCACGTTCCTGTACGTGGCCGTTGTCTGTGGCGCGGCCACTTCGGACGCTTCGCCGGTGCTCGGCGCGGCCGCCGCGTCCGGATTCACCATGCTCGCCCTGACCGTGTGCCTGCAAAACGTCTCCG ATTATACGCGGATTTTCAATATGGAAGCTAAAAAAAAGCTTAGTGGTTCAGGATATAGAAAGcaagcaaaaattaaaaaattaaaacacgatGCATTAATTAAGAATTGTAGAAAATTAGATAGTATGTTCAAGCCATCGAATAATTCAA ataCAGATGATAAACTGGAGATGTTAAACCAAGGTACACAAATACAAATGAACCCAGATTATTCAAATGTAAACAGTTCTGAACAGTACAAACCTACAAAAAGTAGTGGTTATATTGAGacagaaa atacagATGATGAACTAGATATGTTAAACCAAGATACACAAATACAAATGAACCcagattattcaaatataaacagTTCTGAACAGCACAATCCTATGACAAGTAGTGGAAATATTGTGAcagaaa atacagATGATGAACTAGATATGTTAAACCAAGATACACAAATACAAATGAACCcagattattcaaatataaacagTTCTGAACAGCACAATCCTATGACAAGTAGTGGAAATATTGTGAcagaaa atacagATGATAAACTAGAGATGTTAAATCAAGatacacaaatacaaatatacccAGATTATTCAAATGTAAACAGTTCTGAACAACACAAACTTACAAAAAGTAGTGGTTATATTAAGAcagaaa atagtaTTTCTGAGATAAATACTGATATATTGTCATCTAAGAATAATGAAACTGCTGATGTTTTGTTTGAGCCTACTGATATTCCtcg atGTGATCCTGCTTTATGGAAAATAAACGAGTTCactatagaatatatttgtattaatggaTTTTCTCaagatttaaatgatttaaattttaccaaGTCTAAACGAGCATATACAAAACTTCACAAAAAAACTACCAAAACCTACTATAG attttgcaATAAAAACTATTGGAATACAAGACTAACTAATGGTGATTCAATTAAACGTAATTTCATTGCATACTCAGAAAGTAAGGGTGTAATTTACTGTATCCCATGCTTGTTGTTTGGCAACATAAATTCATCTTCATTTGCTTCAAAAGGATTTTCAAACTGGAAAAGAGCTGAAGAGCTCATATCACAACAtgaaaattctttaaaacatCGTTCAAATATTCTAGCAATGAAAAATCGAGGACAAACACATCAAAGAATTGatcaacaaataatacaacaaattgAAAATGAACGTATGTATTGGatcaatgttttaaaaagaGTTGTGGCAATTGTTAAAACATTGGCATCAAGAGGTTTAGCATTCAGAGGACATACTTCAAAAATTGGATGTCCACGTAATGGAAATTTTATGATGGCACTTGAGTTATTAGCTGAATTTGACCCTTTTATATCAAACCATATTTCCAAAAATGGTAATCCCGGTAAAGGTCATActtcatatttatcatattatatttatgagcaatttattttattaatgtctaaaaaagtagaaaatactattattcaaGATGTCAATACTTcacgatatttttcaattagtgTTGATTCAACGCCAGATATTACCCACACTGATCAACTTTCTTTAGTTGTACGATTTGTTGATGAGAGTGGTAATGTATTTGagcgttttttatgttttatgaataATGTTGGACATAAATCAGAAGATATAGCTGAAGCAGTGATAACAATTCTGAATAAGTACAATTTGAATCTTAACTATTTAAGAGGGCAGTCATATGACAATGCGAGTAACATGTCTGGTAGTTACTCTGGATTACAAGCTAGAATAAAACTGATAAATCCATTGGCCAAGTTTGTTCCCTGCTCGGCTCATTCATTAAATTTAGTTGGACAAAATGCTGCCAGCTGTTGTAATGAagctattcatttttttaactttcttcAAAACTTGTACACATTCTTTTCAGCATCAACTTACCGATGGCAgattttaaattcttcaatCAAGAGATTATCAGATACAAGGTGGTCTGCAAGAGATGATGCatgttattcattaaataaaaattggtcaTCTATTGAAAATGCTTTAATTAAGATTGgagaaaatgaaaaagaaaaaccaGCTATTCGATGTGAAGCAAATGGTATActcaaaatacttaaatcatTAGAAACATCTTTCTTGTCAATTTTTTGGGGAGACATATTACATAGGTTTAATACAGTTAGCAAAAAACTTCAAAgtgtaaatattgatttaagtgTTGTTGTTGAGCTTTatcaatcattaattaattatgttggtGATATTCGTACAGATAAagattatgaaaattttaaaagaaatgctATTGAAAAATGTGGAATTATGAACTTTAGAAATACTGGAaagcgacaaaaaaaaattaaaaaatttagtgATGACAGTTCAATGGAAAGTAttgtaactaattttaaaatcaatacctattttgttattttagacCAATTGAAGTCAGAATTGTTGAGAAGAAAAATTGCATATGAcaaccttttaaaaaattattattttttttttaaaattactaaaatgacAGCTGCAGACATAAGGGTATCTGCTGAGCTGTTAagaaatgaatataatacagaTTTGGGAACTTCATTTCCTaatgaatgtattcattttagcagctatttgaaaactatttctAATCCTCCTCAAAGTATTCAAGATATGTTAgtgtttataagaaaaaataatttgaaggaTATTTTCCCTTATATAGATATTGCTTTAAGAATGTTACTATGCACTCCAGTTAGTAACTGCTCAACTGAGAGGTCATTTTCAGccttaaaacgaataaaatcatatttaaggtCAAACATAGGCGAAGAAAGGCTCACTGCATTAGCAATCATGAATATAGAATCTGATGTTACTACAGCAATAAGTTACGACGATATTATTCAAGAATTTGCTCAAGACCATGCACGACGAAaagtataa